The Triticum urartu cultivar G1812 chromosome 5, Tu2.1, whole genome shotgun sequence genome contains the following window.
GGTAGGTTCTGCTTGCTAGGCGCCCCCCGGCCCGGTCCCGGACGCGACAGCTATCCGTCCGATTGGACTggacacacacacagagagagagagagagagcgctTCGCTTTGTGCTGTCAAAAAGGCATCGGAGCTCCTTTGCCGGTCAAAAACGGGTCGGGTGGTAAATCTCTTATTGGGTTTTCATTTCACGCGCTGCGTCTCTGGGTGGCCGGGCCCGCGCGCCCGGGAGAGATGTTATTAATAATAAGCCAATAGGAGCCGAGAAGGATCTGCATTCACCCACATCCCTCTCCCTCTTTTTGCTACTACTAGTTCCATTAAAttgtttttattttttccctaaaaaaattgtttttattttcaaaaaacacaacacacacacacacacgctcACATCTGTTGGTGCCCCttaaaaaaatgcaaaaaatgttAACACGTGCTACAAGTTAGTCTAATCCTATGTGTATTATATAGGATTATTGAAATGCTAAGCTGAAATGTAAATTTTTTATGGTTTATACTTCTTTTCAAAGGTGAATAAACATGGTGCATGCAGCGCTAGACCCAATGGAGATCGTACATGCTGGAAATTCCAAGGTGCCCCATAATTCCATGGTGAGAACAGATGGCTGACTTGCTTACCAAAGCACTTGGCCGTGGCAAACTTCAGGAGCAGCGAGCAAAGATCGGTATGGTGGAGGTTACAAAGATGAGCAAGTCTTAGGGAGTGAATGTTGAATAATCCTTGTgcattttttctgttttttagtctTTTATCTCTGTATTCTGCACTGTAGCTCGTCACGCTGTTGTCGTTGCCAGCTGCAAGTTAGTTCAGTTTTTTTTTTCAGTAGACAGTTTTAGATAAGATTAGTTGTCCTGGTCATCGCCTGACGATCCGGGACCGATTCCTGTAGACACATGATGCCGCTCGTGGGATGGCACAAGACTCACGGATCGTGGGGCTTCACACGTTTGCTTGTAATTCTGAATAAGAGAAGAGAACAATGAGAAAAAAAAAGTTGCAGACTGAACGCAACGCAAAAACATCATGTGTTTTCGCAAAAACACCATTAATCTGCTAATAATGATGATACTAGGGAAATCTTATTGATAATAAGGGCTCGTTATCAATATTCCCCTTCTTTTTTCTATGcaaaaaaaaattctatgcaaAAAAAAGATATAGTAAAGTAAGTGATTCCATAAATTTACGCAGTTGCCCAagaattcactatatattcttaATCAACGATTTCTTATATAGAGAGAACGGCCCTCACAAATTGAAAATACTAATTTGTTAAGAATCAATCGAATTGAAGTCATAGTGTCATCGTTGGCTGGAATCGATATATTCACGAGATCCGGGTCACAATTTGTATCGACTAAAGAAATAGTAGGAATCCCCAAAATGGCACATTCCCGAAGAGCTATATACTCTTTTTGCTGATCAAGGACGATCACAATGTCTGGCAATCTCGTCATATATTTGATCCCGCCGAGATACCTTTGCAAAGTAGATAATTTTCTCTTCAAGATTGCCACATCTCTTTTTGGGAGATGGTGGAATTTTCCCATTTTTTCTTCTGCTCTTAAGTCTCTAAATTGAGAAAGTCTAGTTTTCGTAATCGACCAATTCGTTAACATACCACTGAACCACTTTTTATTAACATAATGACAACGAGCCCTTATTGCAGCTGATGCTACTAAATCTGTTGCTCTTTTTTTGGTACCAACAATTAAGAAACTTTTTCCCTGACTTGCTGCATCAAAAACTAAATCACAAGCTTCTGATAAAAAACGAGCCGTTCTAGCGAGATTTATAATATGAGTACCTTTACGCTTTGCCGAAATGTAAGGGGCCATTTTAGGATTCCATTTCTTAATACCATGACCAAAATGAACTCCTGCTTCTATCATCTCTTTCAAATTAATGTTCCAATATCTTCTTGTCATTTTTTCCACACTTCCTTTTTTTTAATCCTACCATTCCATTACGGAATTTAGTTCTTTTTGAAGATTAAGAAAGATCCGAAATAGCTTGAAATAAATAATAATTGTTCCGAGAGAACCTTGTACTAAGATAAGAGTTGGCCATTGATACATGGTATAAACATAACCACCTTAATGAATTAACTGACTTGTTTTACTTATTAAAATAAAAATCTTAAAAATCTAAAATTTGACCTGTTAGTGTTCTAAGTTCAAAAGTCTAGTAAAGTAAAAAATATTTTTATGGGGGTTCTTATGTCTCATAAAAATTGTTTGTTACGTCAGAATCTGAAGAAACTAATTCTGTATGGAGAAACAAAAAATCTCTCATTTCCGACGCGAATAGATTTTTTTTTTTTATTTCGAAATAAAGGTTCTTGTCTTGTGGGGAACGATGCACAAATTTTTGGAATCCGGTACCAACAGGTATAATCCCCCCCAGAACTACGTTTTCTTTCAAGCCTTTCAACCAATCAATGCGACCTCGTAGGGCAGCTTTTGCTAAAACTCGAGCAGTTTCTTGAAAACTTGCTTCAGATATGAAACTTTGGGTATTCAGGGAAGCCCTTGTTATTCCCAATAAGATTGCCCGATAATAGATCGATTCATCCAAAGCTCGTCCTGCTCGTTCCGCTCGCGATAGTGTGATTAATTCCCCAGGCGAAAAAACATTAGACATTCCATCTTCGGAAACCCGCACTTTTGATGTTACTTGGCGTATAATAATCTCTATATGTCTATTATGGATCTGTACCCCTTGGGATCGATAAACCTTTTGGATTTTATTAACCAAAGAGATACGACTTTGGGCTATGGTTAGCTCAGCTCCAATCAAGAATCCCCAAGGGACCCCAAGAATTCTTGGTATACACTCATTCCAATCCTCAATTCTCCTTTTGAGATTCGGGGATAATGAATCAATTGAACGTGCTTCAAAGATTTGTTCCACTTTTGGAAGACCTTGCGTTATGTCACTAGATCtcgatttttcatatataaacgTAACTAACCTATCTCCCTTGTAAAGGATTTCTCCATAATGACCATTAACAGTTGCTCCTGTAGTGGCCAAATAAGGTTTAGCTGCTCTTATAACAAAGGAATTCATATTTACAATGAAAATTTGACCGGATTTTTTTATGTGCGATTTAAATAGACATACATTTTCACAAACAAATTGTCCAAGGTGAATTATTGCCAATGTCTCTTCCCAAGAATCATGATGGACAAAGTGACAATTCAAAAGGAATGGATCCAACATTATGTTACTATAGAAATTAGAAATCCTTTTATTTTCATCTATTAAAGAGTATTTAAGTTCTTGAAGTACTTGGAAGGTTTGTTTTAAATTGTCAATGAACATATATTTTTTTAACAGGACTTTATTATGCGTTAGTAAATAGTAAGATGAAGAAAAATGCGATATACTAGCTACAATAGCGCCTAAGGGCCCAAAAATTTCTCGAATAGGAATTCTAGGATTCCATTCTTTTATCGCATTGGGATGTTTTGAATTCTTGAATAAACCAATTCGAGAACAGTTGGATGCCGACAAAATCATCAAAGAGTGGTATTCTTTATTTCGATTCAACAAAGTGCCAATAGCTTCTGGATGTTGGCTAAGTGATTCAATCTTCGCCTTGGAATAAAAAGAATTGATATTGGCGCGATCTAACCTATTATGGGGAATCGGTCCTGCACTTGTCCTACCATACCTTTTTCGTGTATACGAAATAGTGGACTTGACTAACTCAATTCTTAGGAAATCGCGAATAAGATCATTTGCCCTTACCTCAACGAGGGAAGCACCagccttttctttttcttcttgttcccAATTCACTACTAAGCAAGTTCTAACAAATTGACTATTTGTGTGATAAATTCTTTGAGTTAACTTGCTATTTTCATGAGAAATAAAATTGACAAATCGAATTTGGAGATTATTTTCTTCTTGCAAGAGATCCTGCGGGAAAAGTGTTGCTAAATTTCTCCCTTCGTCCATTTCATATGCCACTGTAGGGCGAACGGAAACAAAATACTTTTCCTTGCTCTTGAGAATTTTTTTCCGTTGAACATAGACCcaatttttccttttttttgatTCCTTAGAATCTTTTTTTTGTCTTTCTGGCGGTATCAAACAGCCACCTAATACCTTATCCGCCTCTTCAGGAAAATGAATATCTCCGGAAAATATTTTGAGTTCCGTATGGATTTTTTTCTCTTCACTCGGACCAGTCCGCCTAGTCGAGTTCTTGTATTTTTTTTGTGAGTTGTGTATTCACTCCAATAATACTATTGTCAAGTATCTTTAGGGATGAAGATCTCGGCAAGATATGAAGTTCTTGAAGAATGAAAAAAAACCGATCTACTTCTTTTTGGTATTTTAGACTAAATTCTTTTGTTCCTCGATGCTCAATCAAACCCTCTTTTTTTAAGATGGAATCTTCCTCTGGGCTCTCGTATTCGTCCTTTGAATCTTCTTCTGAGTCTTCCTCTAAAGTACCATATTTTTCCTCTGCGCTTTCCCCGGGGCTGCCATATTCGTCTTCTGAGTCTTCCTCTAGAATTCCATATTCATCCTCTTGGGTCCTATATTTGCTCTCTGGGCTCCCATATTCCTCTTTTGAGTCTTTCTCTAAAGTCCTATATTCGTTCTCTGGGTTTCCCATATTCGTTTTCTGGGCTCCCATATTCGTCTTCTAGGGTTTCATATTCGTATTCGTCTTCTAGGATTCCATATTTAGATTCTTCTAgggtttcatattcatattcgtCCTCTCGGGTCCTGTATTCGTCTTCTAGGGTCTCATATTCCTCTTCTGAGTCTTCCGCTCGAGTCCTATATTCTTCTTCTAGGGTCCTATATCTAAATTTAACAATTCCTGAACCCTTTTTATCTTTTCTGTATCGGGGATCGTCAAAATAAGAAAAAATAGTATTTCTACGTAAAACACCCATAAGGGGGATTTCAATCGAAATCCCAAAACAGGATATTAGTTCTTTCTCTTGTTCTTGATGATATTGTAATGGAATGACGAACCTATTTCTTCGCTTTTTCGCCAACAAATCTGAATTATCTTGAAAAATAGAAGGATAGATAAAATTCCAATGGCCATTGGACATGATTCGATCCGACGTTGAATAATCAAGAATTTCCCTATCTTTTTTACCATAAGTATTCATTTGATCTTGATCCTTGTGGAGTGAAAAAGACGCTATACTGGATCTGCACATACTTACTGACAATATCCATAAATGGCTTGTTTTTGGTAATCGGTGAAGATTACCATATTGATATTCGGGCGCATGGTAAACATCAGTACTCCAGTGCATTTCGCCGTCTGATTCAGAATAAATATGCTTTTGTACCCTTTCTTTAAAATGTAAAGTGGACGTTCCGGCACGAATCTCCGCAATTACTTGTTCGGATTTTACATATTGATCATTTTGCACTAGAATCAAGCTTTTTGAGGGAATATTCACACTATATAGAATATCTTGACTCTGAATAGTTACATGCAAGTCTATATAACATAGAAAAGCAGGCTGCCCATGACGGGTACGTGTGGGGTGAACCAAATTCTCATTGAATTTTATTTTTCCATTCGAAGGGGATCGTACAAGGTCGGCAGTACCCCCTGTGAATACTCCGCCAGTATGAAAAGTTCTTAATGTTAGTTGAGTCCCTGGCTCCCCAATTGATTGACCTGCAATAATACCTACGGCTTCTCCCAATTCGACCAGATCACTATGAGTAGGACTCCGGCCATAGCATAATTGACAGATCCAAGAAGTGCTTCGGCAAGTAAAGGGGGTTCTAATATATATTGGTTGTGCTCAAAATGGTTGTGCTCGAAAGGCGGTTATGAATCGATTGACTAATCCAATTCCAATATCTTGATTTCGCGCGGCAATGCATCGTGAACCGATATATATATCGTCTGCTAATACACGACCAATTAGTGTTTGGACAAAAAGTTTTTCCGTCATCCCATTTTGAGGACTTACAGAAATACCTCGGATAGTACCACAATCTCTTCTACGCACAATAATATGTTGAACTACTTCAACAAGTCTACGTGTAAGATATCCAGCATCTGCTGTTCGCACAGCAGTATCTACAACCCCTTTGCGGGCTCCATAGCAGGAAATTATATATTCTGTCAAAGAAAGTCCCTGCGTAAATTGCTTTGAATAGGTAAATCAATCATTTGTCCTTGAGGGTCCGACATTAATCCTCTCATACCTACTAATTGGTGTACTTGAGATGCATTTCCTCTGGCTCCTGAAAAAGACATTAGATAGACTGGATTAGAAGGATCCGTTATCCgaaaatttgaattcatttcttgTTTCAAATATTCACTTGTCGCATACCATATCTCAACAGATTGGCGTAATTTTTCTACCGCGTGTACATCCCCATAATAATAGTGTTTCTCTAAAAGAAAACTCTGTTGTTCCGCGTCTTGGACTAACCATCCCTTAGAGGGTATTGTTAAAAGATCCTCGATTCCTAACGAAATCGATGTAGTAGTGGCTTGATGGAAGCCCAGAGTCTTTAGTTGATCCAGTATATGGGATGTATATCCCATTCCAAAATGATCTATTAATCTGCTAATAAGTCGTTTCATACCAGTTCCGTCTATCTCTTTATTATGAAAGACCAGATTGGCCCGTTCCGCCATACATAAGTACCCCCTTTTCGGCTGAGTAGGATTCGACAATTGCTGAGTAGGATTCGACAATGGGCCTGAGTCAGTGATTCGAAAATTTAATTAACTTAATTGCCTCAATCTCAATCTGGATTCGCGTGGCAAATAATGATGATACTAAGGAAATCGGAATGCCCCCCGAAAAGGGAGGGGCATCGCCGAATCTAACTTTCTTGTTTAGGTAGTGTATGAATAGGCCTGACTAAATCCTTGTATGGCTTCCTCTATTTCTCTATAAAAAGAAATATGACCAAAAGTGGTTCGAATGTTCATCCATTAATCGCGTGTGTGATTCAGATCCTGTGATAACAACCATCAGACAACTACTTGGGCTCTAGCGCGCCTGCTGATAAGGCGCCTTGGCGCATACCCTAGATTCCCGATCGTCGGGCATGAGTAGGAGAGTACGGATTCTGAAATAAGATTTTTGAGGGGCCAGCCAACAGATTGATGTGAAGCGAAAATTGTGTTGGTGTCTCCGGATTCGAGCAGGACAGTCGGCCAAAGGTGAAgctcttttgtttttttcttttcagAAAAAAAGTGAAGGTCAAGCTCATTTGAGATTAAAAGCGGCGATGGGATTGGAGTTTGCAAGCGGGGAGCGGCCATGCCTTTTTGAGACGGTAGTAGCCTCCCAAGTGAAAACGTTCCGCTTCTTTTGAGCAACCCACCATCGAGCAGAAAGTCCACGAGCACAAAGCAAGGGGCAACGCCCGTGAATTCCCAGTTTGATGATTGGAGTCGTGGGAGGGCGGTGCCAGATATGGCAGCCCGTTTTCGCCTGCAAAGCAGGAGTTGGAGGTTGGAAAGCATGGGGGTTCTTGTCATCTTCTATCATCTCTGCGGGCCTATTGCCTGCTGCTGTGTAGTACTAGCCAAAGCCTATAGAGCTACTCTGCCGCgcaggagcagcagcagcagcagcagctgagGCTAATAAAAACCTTGCCTTTTCACATTGTCGCCTTTTGGAGGCATACCACTTCTACAGCCCCAAACCCCCGTGTGGACGGTGTGTTCAGTGACCCGTCAACAAAAACGGACTCAGGCGAGTGCAGACTGACCGCCAAACCTTAGGCGGCGAAAAATAGCGGCCTGGGGGTGAACCCGcgctagattggcttttggtgacGACCTAGCTTCCAGCCACGTCCCCAGGCGGCGCCCCCCAAGGCGCGGCAAATTCAAACGAGGTCATTCCTGCTCGCAAAAAAGCCACATATTGCCACAGTTCGGCGATCACAGCGACCCAGTTCGGTGATCATCTTGCCACAGTTCGGCGATCGAATGAAAAATTCGGCGCACAAAAAAGAAAGGATGCGCGTACAAAGCGCATCACACGGCGGGGTCGGCCTCCGGCATCGGCGGAGTCGGCGTGCGCGGGCTTGGCGGTGTCGGAGCTGCTTCTGTGCTGGGCGGCGTCTGCGCTGCTGGGCGTTGTCGAGGCATCATCGCTCGGGcttggcggcggcgatggcgtgGGAGTTGGCGGCGTCGTCGACGGCAGCTGGTTCAGGATGAGACCGCGCTCCGCCATGAACTACGCCTTGAACTTCTCGTCGGTGCTCTGGAGTATGTCCGCCCCGCCCATGAGAAACACCAGgtcggtgttcctcttcttcgcgGTGTCGTCCTAGGTAGTAAACCCGGggggcgcggtggcggcggccgaGCCAGCCGTGATGATGTCCTCCATGTCGGCTTCGGCCGTGTCGACATCGCCGAGATGTGACGTGGAGGCTTGAGAGAAGGGCAGCGCGCCACGGCGGAGAGGGGGTGTCGGGGAGGATGCGTACGCCGGCGGGGAGTAGTGGTACAGGGGGTACTGCACATCGGCGAAGGCGGGCGAGGGCGTGTGCTGGGACTGGTGACCATGGGAAAAGGTGATGTTGGGGTTGAACCCGCCGTGCGCGTCACCATCGGCGTAGCCCGGCGACGGTGTGCAGCCCCAGGGTTGCGGCGACGACGAGAAACCGGCCGGAGAGCCGACGCTTTGCTGGCTCCAGGGCGCGTACGAGTTGTGGCCGCCGGACGGGTTCATCATCACGCGAGTCGCCTCCACCTGCCCCACCGCCGCCACAGCCGCGAGCCACGCCGCGCTGTCCCGGGCCTTCTTGGCGTTGGCCCTGTTCCGCCGGTCTGTGGTGACGGCCTCCCGACGCTGAACTTCAGCCCTCCAGTCGGCGTTGGACATGCCCGGGGGCTTGGACGGCGGcgccctcggcttcctctgcttcggctgAGCGACGGCATTGGTCGCAGCCATCGCGGCGCGGGGGATCACGTACTTCTTCGACGGCATGGCGGCCGGCTGGgaggggagggaggaggagaatGGCGGGAGGAGTGGAGAGAATGGGAGGGAAAGCGGGAAGAAACGGCGGGAAAAAGCCCTCCTCTTGTCGACGGAGCGGGCCCACGCCCCTTTTCGCTTGTGCCGgcgcccccagcgcgccgggttcggctcGGGCGCGCCGGCTGTTATTTCGGCCCAACCCGGCGAAAAACTGactcctgggggcgcgactgggccgattttcGCCCACCGACGCTAAAAATTCGCCTGGggagggcctgttgggggcgcggctggagatgctcttatatCCAACACAAATGTAGGGCGGATATGAGGGTGCCCTGAGGCGTCTACCATGTCGAATTGACGATGAGCTCCCACACAGAATCGCCCGAAAACCCGACGGACATCTCCTCCGATGGGGATGTGAAGGCCGCATGGCACCGCTCTCCCTGGCTGCCCGAGGCCGAATCCATCTATTTAAGCCGGCTGGCGTACCCCCAACCCAGCCAcatccatctctctctctctccgcgCCGCAAGCCCGAGCCCATCCATCACTTTTTTAatcccaactaaaaagtccctagtccctacctgcttggttccagggactaaacatggactagaggttattaaatgacatgttaaaagaccatgttacccctagtaatgaactaatagagataAGGTGCGATGCGGGGCAGGGGCAACTCTTGAAAAAATCCCCAAAAGgctctccctcggggtcttctttctttagtcccaaatgcctacttttagtccctaaaagtccctcatGTTTGGTTTAGATGCGACTGAAAGggactttttttagtccctacaccaaaaagtccctgtgaacaaacaccctctaataatgccgttggaaaattgatgcaatgccatagttaaaagcaaattacatgtttaacgaattttattgttaatataatctctctgttaatatgaatcaatgccaccgtttgagaaatgctactgtcttacTTTCTTTTCCAtttagataagttagatgcttctttttgttggcttctgtgtcatctaccgttattgaccacttgttgtttcctttgcacctgtGTGTAAACAGgtttatctacttcacctcgttgctattgtgaccttttgttgcactgcacaaaacacttttgttttaagagtgttttgtgtagttcaaccaaaatgtcacaccgacaacgttgcttgattgcttgatcttagtggaactgcacaagaggagatcttacttcctatgcgtgttggcaaatttggttcagatcttttTCTtatgagttgtttgaattccgcgttatgagaggtcagtactagccttctttcacatgattgtgcagtgtgctttcatatgttgtgctacttgtacggtaatgttgcttgattttagtgaactgcacaaatggagacaagacttccaatctgtatgtgcaccgtaacttagctatccgtgatcgactctcttgaatgccatcattatttatctctgcgtgCTTGAGCTATGCATTtatcgatgggcctgggagttgagctagtagggcagtggcctgggtccaaagtagtagaagtagcacaaaaacattttttgagtgtaggcttttccttgctcaagcctgcctactagaatcgccagtgctagaaaggaaaagtgaaggaaaaacataggaattggaaagtttcctatggtactactattcatacTTTTGGTttaaaggaatggagcaaaggaaaacggtaggatttgttcctttagtgtctccttgaaaggaaaaccataggaattttaatatccacttgtcctccttttcaaattctaTTCAtaaagcacaagactaagagatagtaccataatagcattataaccatacattttcttgtggtttgacttaatcgcaccatgcttctttgcatcttgtgatcttccaattcttgtgaaccaaacacccagattggcagaaatcctgtgtttttaaattctctattttgcacatgcattcctatcctattactGTGTATTTTCTATCCCTGCGTtgttagaatcctccaattcaaacaagcccttacagaattacttctcttacatatagttgtcaaagaaaaccttgtgtggttttgtcccgctcctgttgcgtcgtcgtccaccccagctcagctgctccaacgacagaagggtcaaGCACAACAGGGATCctgcctccagactgtctttcgccccctcagatcttcttccccgctgcGGGCAGCCATGACAACTACATTACCTTCGTCagccgagcagatgacctcgaggactacacgggtccgtaAGAGacgtcgcactctttcgtgtctgcttacgttttGCATcacttaatattacatgctacttttatcgtcctgttcaccgattagactttGAGTCAGCTCCAAagtaatggtcaaacttgagtttttaaatggttgtggggtacatatcggagccgcaatcaatagtatctatctaccatctggttaatctctggtgtctactatgagtttcatgttggtgggaaacaaatagtaaagaagccattatctgtattttttaactgaagccattatctgcctgctaacattggttttgggtctatccacaggttgctaccatcactctggatttttgcatacactccttacataatctcactatgttttattcctatgcatgtcagttattgtacacaatggaactaaacatgtagagtaaaagagacgagccttgcgtggcaataaaatttcatgcagacgtcgctccatggtaagcgctgatgtctactacacaaccttcttcttgtagacgttgttgggcctccaagtgcagaggtttgtaggacattagcaaattttcctcaaatggatgacctaaggtttatcaatccgtgggaggcgtagtatgaagatggtctctctcaaacaaccctgcaaccaaataacaaagagtctcttgtgtccccaacacacccagtacaatggtaaattgtataggtgcactagttcggcgaagagatggtgatacaagtgcaatatggatggtagatataggtttttgtaatctgaaaaatataaaaacagcaaggtaactaatgataaaagtgagcgtaaatgatattgcaatgcttcgaaacaaggcctagggttcatactttcactagtgcaagttctctcaacaataataacataattggatcatataacaatccctcagcgtgcaacaaagagtcactccaaagtcactaatagcggggaacagatgaagagattattgtagggtacgaaaccacctcaaagttatcctttctgatcgatctattcaagagtccgtagtaaaataacacgaagttattctttctgttcgatctatcctagagttcatactagaataacaccttaagacacaaatcaatcaaaaccctaatgtcacctagatactccaatgtcacctcaagtatccgtgggtatgattatacgatatgcatcacacaatc
Protein-coding sequences here:
- the LOC125506864 gene encoding LOW QUALITY PROTEIN: DNA-directed RNA polymerase subunit beta''-like (The sequence of the model RefSeq protein was modified relative to this genomic sequence to represent the inferred CDS: inserted 2 bases in 2 codons; deleted 3 bases in 2 codons; substituted 1 base at 1 genomic stop codon); the encoded protein is MAERANLVFHNKEIDGTGMKRLISRLIDHFGMGYTSHILDQLKTLGFHQATTTSISLGIEDLLTIPSKGWLVQDAEQQSFLLEKHYYYGDVHAVEKLRQSVEIWYATSEYLKQEMNSNFRITDPSNPVYLMSFSGARGNASQVHQLVGMRGLMSDPQGQMIDLPIQSNLRXGLSLTEYIISCYGARKGVVDTAVRTADAGYLTRRLVEVVQHIIVRRRDCGTIRGISVSPQNGMTEKLFVQTLIGRVLADDIYIGSRCIAARNQDIGIGLVNRFITAFRAQPFXAQPIYIRTPFTCRSTSWICQLCYGRSPTHSDLVELGEAVGIIAGQSIGEPGTQLTLRTFHTGGVFTGGTADLVRSPSNGKIKFNENLVHPTRTRHGQPAFLCYIDLHVTIQSQDILYSVNIPSKSLILVQNDQYVKSEQVIAEIRAGTSTLHFKERVQKHIYSESDGEMHWSTDVYHAPEYQYGNLHRLPKTSHLWILSVSMCRSSIASFSLHKDQDQMNTYGKKDREILDYSTSDRIMSNGHWNFIYPSIFQDNSDLLAKKRRNRFVIPLQYHQEQEKELISCFGISIEIPLMGVLRRNTIFSYFDDPRYRKDKKGSGIVKFRYRTLEEEYRTRAEDSEEEYETLEDEYRTREDEYEYETLEESKYGILEDEYEYETLEDEYGSPENEYGNPENEYRTLEKDSKEEYGSPESKYRTQEDEYGILEEDSEDEYGSPGESAEEKYGTLEEDSEEDSKDEYESPEEDSILKKEGLIEHRGTKEFSLKYQKEVDRFFFILQELHILPRSSSLKILDNSIIGVNTQLTKNTRTRLGGLVRVKRKKXHTELKIFSGDIHFPEEADKVLGGCLIPPERQKKDSKESKKRKNWVYVQRKKILKSKEKYFVSVRPTVAYEMDEGRNLATLFPQDLLQEENNLQIRFVNFISHENSKLTQRIYHTNSQFVRTCLVVNWEQEEKEKAGASLVEVRANDLIRDFLRIELVKSTISYTRKRYGRTSAGPIPHNRLDRANINSFYSKAKIESLSQHPEAIGTLLNRNKEYHSLMILSASNCSRIGLFKNSKHPNAIKEWNPRIPIREIFGPLGAIVASISHFSSSYYLLTHNKVLLKKYMFIDNLKQTFQVLQELKYSLIDENKRISNFYSNIMLDPFLLNCHFVHHDSWEETLAIIHLGQFVCENVCLFKSHIKKSGQIFIVNMNSFVIRAAKPYLATTGATVNGHYGEILYKGDRLVTFIYEKSRSSDITQGLPKVEQIFEARSIDSLSPNLKRRIEDWNECIPRILGVPWGFLIGAELTIAQSRISLVNKIQKVYRSQGVQIHNRHIEIIIRQVTSKVRVSEDGMSNVFSPGELITLSRAERAGRALDESIYYRAILLGITRASLNTQSFISEASFQETARVLAKAALRGRIDWLKGLKENVVLGGIIPVGTGFQKFVHRSPQDKNLYFEIKKKNLFASEMRDFLFLHTELVSSDSDVTNNFYET